One genomic region from Vitis riparia cultivar Riparia Gloire de Montpellier isolate 1030 chromosome 17, EGFV_Vit.rip_1.0, whole genome shotgun sequence encodes:
- the LOC117903991 gene encoding trans-resveratrol di-O-methyltransferase-like, which produces MSRSCWTIESNRNMDHNHGQGRSELFEAQSFIYKHVYSFMDSMSLKCAVQLGIPDAIHNHNQPITLPELASAIQVPPEKTSRLNQLMRLLVHSGFFATQKVDENQEGYVLTPPSRLLVKDNATSLAPIVLGMLDPVLVTPWHFLGSWLQGSNLTAFEAAHGMDIWNYGNQNPEFFSFMGEIMATDSRMMCLAIRECKEIFEGLSSLVDVGGGTGTMARGICEAFPHLKCTVLDLPQVVANLPKSENLDYVGGDMFQSIPSADAIFIKSVLHNWSDEDCVKILKRCREAIPSSAEGGKVIIIDLVLSNKKDEHELAKTKLFNDMMMMVLVAGKERCEEEWEKLFLEAGFSHYKITPRFGVLSLIEVYP; this is translated from the exons ATGAGCAGAAGCTGCTGGACGATAGAAAGCAACAGAAACATGGATCACAATCATGGCCAGGGAAGGAGTGAATTATTTGAAGCTCAATCTTTCATCTACAAGCATGTATACAGCTTCATGGATTCCATGTCACTTAAATGTGCAGTTCAGCTAGGCATACCGGACGCAATCCACAACCATAACCAGCCAATTACTCTTCCTGAGTTGGCCTCCGCTATCCAAGTTCCCCCAGAGAAGACCAGCCGCTTGAACCAGCTCATGCGTTTACTGGTGCACTCTGGTTTTTTTGCCACGCAGAAAGTTGATGAAAATCAAGAAGGGTATGTTCTTACGCCCCCTTCTAGGCTCCTCGTTAAAGATAACGCTACCAGCTTGGCACCGATTGTTCTAGGAATGCTAGATCCTGTTCTAGTGACCCCATGGCATTTCTTGGGGAGTTGGTTGCAAGGGAGCAACCTCACTGCGTTTGAGGCTGCCCATGGGATGGACATCTGGAACTATGGGAACCAAAATCCggaattttttagttttatggGTGAGATTATGGCAACTGATTCTCGAATGATGTGCTTGGCTATTAGAGAGTGCAAGGAAATCTTTGAGGGGCTGTCTTCATTAGTTGATGTGGGAGGCGGCACTGGGACAATGGCTAGGGGCATTTGTGAAGCGTTTCCTCACTTGAAATGCACAGTGTTAGACCTTCCACAAGTGGTTGCTAACTTACCAAAGAGTGAGAATTTGGACTATGTTGGAGGCGATATGTTTCAGTCCATCCCTTCTGCAGATGCCATTTTTATTAAG AGTGTTCTGCATAATTGGAGCGACGAGGACTGTGTGAAGATTCTGAAAAGATGCAGAGAAGCGATTCCGAGCAGTGCTGAGGGAGGAAAAGTGATAATCATAGATTTGGTACTGAGTAACAAGAAAGATGAACATGAGTTGGCCAAGACAAAGCTCTTCAATGACATGATGATGATGGTTTTGGTGGCTGGGAAAGAGAGGTGCGAGGAAGAATGGGAAAAGCTCTTCTTGGAAGCTGGTTTCAGCCACTACAAAATAACACCTAGATTTGGTGTACTATCGCTTATTGAGGTCTATCCCTAG
- the LOC117903996 gene encoding trans-resveratrol di-O-methyltransferase-like: MDLIHGEGAGELFQAQSHMYKHICSFMNSMALKCAVQLGIPDIIHNHTHPTTLPQLVSALHIPPTKASCVHRLMRLLVHSGFFAIAKVHEHEEEEGYILTPSSRLLLKDNPTSNLSPLVLTVLHPVLVTPWHFFGDWLRGDGLTAFETAHGVSFWDHGSHNPEIFNLFNEGMASDSQMMSVVNFRELKPVFEGLSSLVDLGGGTGLLARIISEAFPQLKCTVFDLPHVVANLPESRNLEYVGGDMFQSVPSADAILLKCVLHDWSDEDCLKILKKCREAIPREEGRGKIIIIDIVINEKKDEDDITETKLLMDMMMMTLVNGRERNEKEWEKLFLEAGFRHYKITPIFGLRSLIEVFP; this comes from the exons ATGGATCTTATTCATGGAGAGGGAGCAGGTGAGTTGTTTCAAGCTCAATCTCATATGTATAAACATATCTGTAGCTTCATGAATTCCATGGCACTTAAATGTGCAGTTCAGCTAGGCATTCCTGACATAATCCACAACCATACCCACCCCACGACTCTTCCCCAGTTGGTCTCTGCGCTTCATATCCCCCCCACAAAAGCCAGTTGTGTGCACCGGCTCATGCGTTTGCTGGTGCATTCTGGCTTCTTTGCTATAGCAAAAGTTCATGAACATGAGGAAGAAGAAGGCTATATTCTCACACCTTCTTCTAGGCTCCTCCTCAAAGACAACCCAACTTCCAACTTATCACCCCTCGTTTTGACCGTGCTTCATCCAGTATTGGTAACTCCTTGGCATTTCTTTGGAGACTGGTTGAGAGGGGATGGTTTGACAGCCTTTGAGACCGCACATGGGGTGAGCTTTTGGGACCATGGGAGCCATAACCCtgaaattttcaatcttttcaatGAAGGAATGGCCAGTGACTCTCAAATGATGAGTGTGGTTAATTTTAGAGAGTTGAAGCCAGTTTTTGAGGGGTTGAGTTCATTGGTAGATCTAGGAGGTGGGACAGGTCTTCTTGCCAGGATCATTTCGGAGGCCTTCCCTCAATTGAAATGCACAGTGTTTGACCTTCCCCACGTTGTTGCTAACTTACCAGAGAGTAGAAACTTGGAGTATGTTGGAGGTGATATGTTTCAGTCCGTCCCTTCTGCCGATGCCATTCTACTTAAG TGTGTCCTGCATGATTGGAGTGATGAAGATTGCCTGAAGATACTGAAGAAATGCAGAGAAGCAATTCCAAGGGAAGAAGGGAGAGGAAAGATTATCATCATAGACATAGtgataaatgaaaagaaagatgaagatGACATAACAGAAACAAAGCTGCTGATGgacatgatgatgatgacactggtaaatggaagagaaagaaatgagaaagagtGGGAAAAGCTCTTCTTGGAGGCTGGTTTCAGGCACTATAAGATAACCCCCATATTTGGTCTAAGGTCCCTTATTGAGGTGTTTCCTTAG